In a single window of the Drosophila subpulchrella strain 33 F10 #4 breed RU33 chromosome X, RU_Dsub_v1.1 Primary Assembly, whole genome shotgun sequence genome:
- the LOC119558279 gene encoding ubiquilin-1 — translation MAEGGSKRINVVVKTPKDKKTVEVDEDSGIREFKILVAQKFEAEPEQLVLIFAGKIMKDTDTLKMHNIKDNLTVHLVIKAPTRNNEVPARQPADVRQTPFGLNQFGGLAGMEALGAGSNTFMDLQARMQNELLNNGDMLRSLMDNPLVQQMMNNPDTMRQLITSNPQMQDLMQRNPEISHMLNNPDLLRQTMELARNPSMLQELMRSHDRAMSNLESVPGGYSALQRIYRDIQEPMMNAATESFGRNPFAGLVDGGAGINPQQGTENRNPLPNPWGGGGANSGTNGTGAGSGTGNRTGDLPPNNVLNTPAMRSLLQQMADNPAMMQNLLNAPYTRSMMESMSQDPDMASRLLSSSPLLSNNPALQEQVRQMMPQFMAQMQNPEVMNMLTNPDAMNAILQIQQGMEQLRSAAPGLVGTLGIPPPPPGVSSATDPASGDGSGGGATTNNVSPSSGLNAGNPATGAPSLAPGGGPNAQLFNDFMMRMLNGMSNNADSTQPPEVRYQSQLEQLAAMGFANRDANLQALIATFGDINAAVERLLSLNQLSLS, via the exons ATGGCGGAAGGCGGCAGCAAGCGCATCAACGTGGTTGTAAAAACGCCAAAGGACAAGAAGACGGTCGAGGTTGACGAAGATTCTGGAATCAGAGAG TTCAAAATTCTGGTGGCACAAAAGTTCGAGGCCGAGCCCGAGCAGCTGGTGCTCATTTTTGCCGGCAAAATTATGAAGGACACGGACACACTGAAGATGCACAACATCAAGGACAACCTGACGGTGCATCTGGTGATCAAGGCGCCGACGCGCAACAACGAGGTGCCCGCCCGCCAACCGGCGGATGTGCGCCAAACGCCCTTCGGCCTCAACCAGTTCGGTGGCCTGGCCGGCATGGAGGCCCTGGGAGCCGGATCGAACACCTTCATGGACCTGCAGGCGCGCATGCAGAACGAGCTGCTCAACAACGGAGACATGCTGCGCTCCCTGATGGACAATCCGCTGGTTCAGCAGATGATGAACAATCCGGATACGATGCGCCAGCTGATCACATCGAATCCCCAGATGCAGGACCTAATGCAGCGCAACCCGGAGATCTCGCACATGCTCAACAATCCGGACCTGCTGCGCCAGACCATGGAGTTGGCCCGCAATCCTTCGATGCTCCAGGAGCTGATGCGTTCGCACGACCGGGCCATGTCCAATCTGGAGTCGGTGCCGGGCGGCTATAGTGCCCTGCAGCGCATCTACCGCGACATCCAGGAGCCGATGATGAACGCGGCCACCGAGTCTTTTGGCCGCAATCCCTTCGCCGGGCTAGTCGACGGCGGGGCCGGCATCAATCCGCAACAGGGCACCGAGAACCGCAACCCATTGCCGAATCCCTGGGGCGGCGGCGGTGCCAATTCGGGAACCAATGGCACTGGAGCCGGCAGCGGCACTGGCAACCGGACGGGAGATCTGCCGCCAAACAATGTCCTCAACACGCCGGCCATGCGCAGCCTGCTCCAGCAGATGGCCGACAATCCGGCCATGATGCAGAACCTGCTGAACGCGCCCTACACGCGTTCCATGATGGAGTCCATGTCACAGGACCCGGACATGGCCTCGCGCCTGCTGAGCAGCAGCCCGCTCCTGTCCAACAACCCCGCCCTGCAGGAGCAGGTGCGACAGATGATGCCGCAATTCATGGCCCAGATGCAGAACCCTGAGGTAATGAACATGCTGACCAACCCCGATGCGATGAACGCCATCCTGCAGATCCAGCAGGGCATGGAGCAGCTGCGCAGCGCGGCCCCCGGTCTCGTTGGCACCCTGGGCATTCCACCGCCACCGCCGGGAGTCAGCTCCGCCACGGATCCGGCCAGCGGCGATGGAAGTGGCGGCGGTGCCACCACCAACAACGTTTCCCCTAGCAGCGGCCTCAATGCCGGCAACCCTGCCACCGGCGCCCCAAGCCTGGCTCCGGGCGGTGGTCCCAACGCGCAGCTCTTCAACGACTTCATGATGCGCATGCTCAACGGGATGTCGAACAACGCGGACAGTACACAGCCGCCGGAGGTGCGCTACCAGTCACAGCTGGAGCAACTGGCAGCGATGGGCTTCGCCAATCGGGATGCTAACTTGCAGG CTCTGATCGCCACCTTTGGGGACATCAATGCGGCAGTAGAGCGACTACTGTCCCTCAACCAGTTGTCCCTGAGTTAA
- the LOC119557331 gene encoding moesin/ezrin/radixin homolog 2, translating into MSPFGTKKNRSLSVRVSTFDSELEFKLEPRASGQDLFDLVCRTIGLRESWYFGLQYVDTRSNVSWLKMEKRVRDQRVELHASNNVYVFSFYAKFFPENVSEELIQEITQHLFFLQVKQSILSMDIYCRPEASVLLASYAVHVQYGPYDYETYKDGMLAGGELLPKGVTDQYQMTPEMWEERIKTWYMDHEPMTRDEVEMEYLKIAQDLDMYGVNYFPITNKNKTKLWLGVTSVGLNIYDERDKLTPKTTFQWNEIRHVSFDDKKFTIRLVDAKVSNFIFYSQDLHINKMILDLCKGNHDLYMRRRKPDTMEIQQMKAQAKEEKQRRQIERKKFIREKKLREKAEHERYELEKSMEHLQNEMRMASDALRRSEETKELYFEKSRVNEEQMQLTECKANHFKTEMDRLRERQMKIEREKHELEKKIRDADFYVHQLTVENDKREAETEKLRKELICAKMAEREATARLLNFLNSGRKSSTDSLLTASSVSHAANTASSMAAISTPSLTTSNSTNDIETAGGAELTTHSSHYLAQGDNSSGISDDFEPKEFILTDNEMEQITNEMERNHLEYLRNSKKQVQNQLQTLRSEIAPHKIEENQSNFDILSEAQIKAGENKYSTLKKLKSGSTKARVAFFEEL; encoded by the exons ATGAGCCCCTTCGGCACCAAGAAGAACCGCTCCCTCTCCGTGCGGGTGAGCACCttcgactcggagctggagtTCAAACTGGAGCCGCGCGCCTCCGGCCAGGATCTGTTCGATCTGGTGTGCCGCACCATCGGGCTGCGCGAGTCCTGGTACTTTGGGCTGCAGTACGTCGACACGCGCAGCAATGTCTCCTGGCTGAAGATGGAGAAGCGGGTGCGGGACCAGCGCGTCGAGCTGCACGCCAGCAACAATGTGTACGTCTTCAGCTTCTATGCCAAATTCTTTCCCGAGAACGTCAGCGAGGAGCTAATCCAGGAGATCACGCAGCACCTGTTCTTCCTGCAGGTCAAGCAGAGCATCCTCTCCATGGACATCTACTGCCGGCCGGAGGCGTCTGTCCTCTTGGCCTCCTACGCGGTGCACGTTCAGTATGGCCCCTACGACTACGAGACCTACAAGGACGGCATGCTGGCCGGCGGCGAGCTCCTGCCCAAAGGAGTGACCGACCAGTACCAGATGACGCCCGAGATGTGGGAGGAGCGCATCAAGACCTG GTACATGGACCACGAGCCCATGACGCGCGACGAGGTGGAGATGGAGTACCTGAAGATCGCACAGGACCTGGACATGTACGGAGTGAACTACTTTCCTATTACA AATAAGAACAAAACCAAATTGTGGCTGGGCGTCACCTCCGTGGGCCTGAACATCTACGACGAGCGCGACAAGCTAACGCCAAAGACCACGTTCCAGTGGAACGAGATACGGCACGTCAGCTTCGACGACAAGAAGTTCACCATTCGCCTGGTGGATGCCAAGGTCTCGAATTTCATCTTCTACTCGCAGGACTTGCACATCAACAAGATG ATTCTCGACCTGTGTAAGGGCAACCACGATCTTTACATGCGGAGACGCAAGCCAGACACCATGGAGATCCAGCAGATGAAGGCCCAGGCCAAGGAGGAGAAGCAGCGCCGCCAGATCGAGCGCAAGAAGTTCATCAGGGAGAAGAAGCTGCGCGAGAAGGCGGAACACGAGCGCTACGAGCTGGAGAAGAGCATGGAGCACCTGCAGAACGAGATGCGCATGGCCAGCGACGCGCTG CGCCGCTCCGAGGAGACCAAGGAGCTGTACTTCGAGAAGAGTCGCGTCAACGAGGAGCAGATGCAGCTCACCGAATGCAAGGCGAACCACTTCAAGACGGAAATGGACCGCCTGCGAGAGCGGCAGATGAAGATCGAGCGGGAGAAACACGAGCTGGAGAAGAAGATCCGTGATGCCGACTTCTATGTCCACCAGCTGACGGTGGAGAACGACAAGCGGGAGGCCGAGACGGAGAAGCTGCGCAAGGAGCTGATCTGCGCCAAAATGGCGGAGCGTGAGGCCACCGCCCGGCTGCTCAACTTCCTCAACAGCGGGCGCAAGTCCTCCACGGACAGCCTGCTGACCGCCTCCAGTGTCTCGCATGCTGCCAACACGGCGTCCAGCATGGCGGCCATTAGCACGCCCTCACTGACCACCAGCAACTCGACCAACGACATCGAGACAGCCGGCGGCGCCGAGCTGACCACCCACTCGTCACACTATCTGGCCCAGGGGGACAACTCCAGCGGCATCTCCGACGACTTTGAGCCCAAGGAGTTCATCCTCACCGACAACGAGATGGAGCAGATCACCAACGAGATGGAGCGCAACCACCTAGAGTACCTGCGCAACTCCAAGAAGCAGGTGCAGAACCAGCTGCAGACCCTGCGCTCCGAGATCGCGCCGCACAAGATCGAGGAGAACCAGAGCAACTTTGACATACTCAGCGAGGCGCAGATCAAGGCCGGCGAGAACAAGTACTCCACGCTCAAGAAGCTCAAGTCCGGTTCCACCAAGGCGCGCGTGGCCTTCTTCGAGGAGCTCTGA
- the LOC119557096 gene encoding actin cytoskeleton-regulatory complex protein PAN1, with product MSHQQQQFHHYHHHIHQVQSESQLERRNSPDLEQNRTRNTDRIGSSMDFRNLCQRIDVDSLRAKLPQLKLPKSLPKLRGRKIFRSSKSGTDAAGRSSKDAGGGGGAPQQSHLQVAGAQSQQFINRTPQRISTISSLMYEGEQEEIRAGQLGRSQPGTYRSAGSLDDDYYAPGSADRASRPISPIKIPDDPPPTGSTGTSTLTQRLQRGYKSLSELRLKHIFAKQTTVRRDNIEVDRYVEQYERELKSEKLARERRDREIAENYDIKIRTLVATRQNTFDEDEVEHEQFEKGKSANHETDESGMEATPPLPSRRKPGIAATRFAKVRKPPLDMEEAGKELENQEPPPVPPRPSSYKQLLNKLPHHLPSLPNLPQFSRSKEEASLKTEENAGAGENNPGSKLGIRQNIKRLRKSIKRPAKIKTKATKAAVDSDEERDGEEEEQEAPKDPPGRSSTSNLRARLSRFASTEQLQQRWRKSFKERVPKEPKEGTNVDQTGAATGAATGVLGGLLLGSQLEKTLAKLNEKMHQLKFFQRHSNANENPVKSEQGPKPNTVGHEPVELDDDEELATTYHRSDSLEDEDEQNDDSGEDISAEEAFGQIQEENQEEDERGKRASLSGAAATHAARQMAKLAEIQAASKGGATAWSSESLEEMAEEDYPRVLIHQEHSDAYESTLIIAMSSKAGSVSPYPGLKTAPSTGRKTSPYPEIKISSSYSPTPRSPSPEFKTPAGGSNVWLPNERIIAGFKEQTSSSWPAPALYKPKSIDIFEASAGGSSAAFADFDEALRNAPVLRISAGSSIDTSGEEADDSSSRVTRIRVQSPQIGNSRESLMAQEEEEEEDRYSDEEEAEEEEDEEEEERDASERPPSESPPPPPLPQRRPPPKRPATPPIYDAVPPPLPISKPPPAPQAITAPLVAPAPVPAPAPAPAPAPTPIPAPTPAPAPAPDSTPTPISRGIPQRSASMSRPAKPLVKTSSLRLTYKEQVRPGDVGKVNKLISRFEGGRPRLCPRRMHSEGEESQEDVPEMEQILELQITEKRAVDSVTPTNRAGVVIPQITLNNNNNNNNESDRDDEVVTSGRKNKSMELALDRQNSNCSRSEYGSPLSFPGSRRSSTPTNPTTSLPNLGSDSNQNPNPNQVLQHQRRSRRSMTRDDDNFYSFDSDEENSYYSISPSGSSRYVVEI from the exons ATGagccaccagcagcagcagttccATCATTACCATCATCACATCCATCAGGTGCAATCGGAATCGCAACTGGAGCGACGTAACTCCCCCGATTTGGAGCAAAATAGGACTAGGAATACGGATCGCATTGGCTCCTCTATGGATTTTCGAAACCTATGCCAGCGCATCGATGTGGATAGTTTGAGAG CCAAGTTGCCCCAACTGAAGTTGCCCAAATCGCTGCCCAAGTTGCGTGGTCGCAAGATCTTTCGCAGCTCCAAGAGTGGAACAGATGCAGCAGGCCGATCCTCGAAAGAtgctggaggaggaggaggagcaccGCAGCAGTCGCACCTCCAGGTGGCTGGTGCCCAATCGCAGCAGTTCATCAACAGAACGCCCCAGAGGATCTCCACGATCAGTTCGCTGATGTACGAGGGCGAGCAGGAGGAGATCCGGGCGGGACAACTGGGAAGATCGCAGCCGGGAACGTACAGAAGTGCAGGAAGTCTCGATGACGACTACTATGCTCCTGGCAGCGCAGACAGAGCTTCGCGACCCATTAGTCCCATCAAAATACCAGATGATCCACCGCCCACGGGCAGTACGGGGACCTCCACGTTGACCCAACGATTGCAGAGAGGCTACAAGAGCCTCAGCGAACTGAGGCTCAAGCACATCTTTGCCAAGCAGACGACGGTGAGGAGGGACAACATCGAGGTGGATCGCTATGTGGAGCAGTACGAGCGGGAATTAAAGTCGGAAAAACTGGCCAGGGAACGTAGGGATCGAGAGATAGCCGAGAACTATGATATCAAGATCAGAACTTTGGTGGCCACTCGGCAGAACACCTTCGATGAGGACGAGGTGGAGCACGAGCAGTTCGAGAAGGGCAAGAGTGCGAACCATGAGACGGATGAGAGCGGGATGGAGGCCACCCCACCATTGCCGAGTCGCCGGAAACCAGGTATAGCTGCCACCAGATTCGCCAAGGTGCGCAAGCCTCCCTTGGATATGGAGGAGGCTGGGAAGGAGCTTGAAAATCAGGAGCCACCACCAGTTCCACCGCGTCCCAGTAGCTATAAGCAGTTGCTCAACAAGTTGCCCCATCATCTGCCAAGTCTACCGAATCTCCCGCAGTTCTCCAGGAGCAAAGAGGAGGCCTCCCTCAAGACCGAGGAGAATGCTGGAGCCGGGGAAAATAATCCAGGCTCTAAGTTGGGCATAAGGCAAAACATCAAGAGACTTCGAAAGTCCATCAAACGTCCGGCCAAGATTAAAACCAAGGCCACAAAAGCAGCTGTGGATTCAGATGAAGAAAGGGACGGAGaagaggaggagcaggaggctCCCAAAGATCCACCCGGCAGAAGCTCCACATCCAATCTGCGCGCTCGTCTCAGTCGTTTTGCGTCCAcggagcaactgcagcagcgtTGGCGGAAAAGCTTCAAGGAGCGTGTCCCGAAGGAGCCCAAGGAGGGAACAAATGTGGATCAAACTGGAGCCGCCACTGGGGCCGCCACTGGAGTCCTAGGAGGTCTCCTTCTTGGCTCCCAGCTGGAGAAGACCCTGGCCAAGCTTAACGAGAAGATGCACCAGCTCAAGTTTTTTCAACGGCACTCCAACGCCAATGAAAACCCAGTTAAATCAGAGCAAGGACCCAAACCGAATACCGTGGGTCACGAACCGGTGGAGCTCGATGATGATGAGGAACTGGCGACCACCTACCATCGCAGCGATAGCCtcgaggatgaggatgagcaGAACGACGACAGTGGCGAGGATATATCCGCTGAGGAGGCATTTGGCCAGATCCAGGAGGAGAATCAGGAGGAGGATGAGAGGGGAAAGAGGGCATCCCTATCGGGAGCTGCGGCCACCCACGCTGCTCGCCAAATGGCGAAGCTGGCGGAGATTCAGGCGGCGTCAAAGGGCGGAGCAACCGCCTGGAGCAGTGAATCGCTGGAGGAGATGGCCGAGGAGGACTACCCGCGGGTGCTCATCCATCAAGAGCACTCCGATGCGTACGAATCCACGCTGATCATAGCAATGTCCTCGAAGGCCGGCTCCGTTTCCCCGTATCCTGGCCTCAAGACAGCCCCCTCCACCGGAAGGAAAACCTCTCCCTACCCTGAGATCAAGATCTCATCTTCCTATTCCCCCACTCCGAGATCTCCATCGCCGGAATTCAAGACCCCAGCCGGTGGAAGCAACGTTTGGTTGCCCAACGAACGGATCATCGCTGGCTTCAAGGAACAGACCTCCTCATCCTGGCCAGCTCCTGCTCTGTACAAGCCCAAGAGCATTGACATATTCGAGGCATCGGCTGGCGGATCATCGGCTGCCTTCGCCGACTTCGATGAGGCACTGCGGAATGCCCCAGTTCTGAGGATCAGTGCTGGGAGTAGCATCGATACCAGTGGCGAGGAGGCGGACGACAGTAGTTCCCGGGTGACAAGGATACGGGTGCAGAGTCCACAGATTGGGAATAGTAGAGAGAGCCTTATGGcccaggaggaggaggaggaggaggatcgATACTCGGATGAGGAGGAAGCGGAGGAAgaggaggacgaggaggaggaggagaggGATGCATCGGAGCGACCTCCATCGGAGTCGCCACCACCGCCGCCACTCCCACAGCGACGTCCGCCACCCAAGCGCCCAGCCACCCCTCCCATTTACGATGCAGTGCCTCCGCCGTTGCCCATCAGCAAGCCACCACCGGCTCCTCAGGCCATAACAGCTCCGCTGGTGGCCCCTGCTCCTgttcctgctcctgctcctgctcctgctcctgctcctacTCCTATTCCTGCTCCTACTCCTGCTCCTGCACCTGCTCCAGATTCCACTCCCACTCCCATCAGCAGGGGTATCCCCCAGAGAAGCGCCTCCATGTCGAGACCGGCTAAGCCGCTGGTCAAGACCAGCTCCCTGCGACTcacctacaaggagcaagtgCGTCCCGGTGACGTGGGCAAGGTCAACAAGCTGATATCCCGCTTCGAGGGCGGCAGGCCACGCCTTTGCCCGCGGAGGATGCACAGCGAGGGCGAGGAGTCCCAGGAGGATGTGCCGGAGATGGAGCAAATCCTTGAGCTTCAAATAACCGAAAAGAGAGCCGTGGACTCGGTGACCCCAACGAACCGAGCTGGGGTGGTCATACCACAAATAACTctcaacaataacaataataacaacaacgaATCCGATAGGGACGATGAGGTGGTCACCAGTGGAAGGAAAAATAAATCCATGGAACTAGCTCTGGACCGCCAGAACTCCAACTGCAGCCGATCCGAGTACGGTTCACCACTTTCCTTTCCCGGCAGCCGGCGAAGTTCTACGCCCACGAATCCCACCACTTCCCTGCCGAATCTCGGCTCCGATTCCAACCAGAATCCGAATCCCAACCAAGTTCTGCAGCATCAACGACGCAGCCGACGATCCATGACCCGCGATGATGATAATTTCTATAGCTTCGACAGCGACGAAG AGAACAGCTACTACTCCATAAGTCCCTCGGGCAGCAGTCGCTATGTGGTGGAGATCTAA